The Methanoculleus marisnigri JR1 genome window below encodes:
- the gatA gene encoding Asp-tRNA(Asn)/Glu-tRNA(Gln) amidotransferase subunit GatA, with protein MAGTLEFSPDDRYNAFITTCSRAPFTDGALAGTAVAVKDNISTKGIQTTCASKILEGYVPPYDAYVVELLRQAGAAIVGKTNMDEFGMGTTTETSAFAPTKNPVDPERVPGGSSGGSAAAVAAGLVPMALGTDTGGSIRCPAAFCGIVGLKPTYGRVSRYGLIAYANSLEQIGPMARTVEDVSKLMSVIARYDPRDSTMLDRPYDHRPSAEIKGLRVGIPEEYFGEGVDPRVAKTVRDAIGVLEGLGAETVPVSIPGMRHALAAYYVICTSEASSNLARFDGVRYGPAVDTRKSWHEAYQDLRQERFGTEVRRRIMLGTFALSAGYAGRYYAKAQVARRNIKEDFERALREADVIAGPTMPTTAFRLGEKSDPLSMYLSDILTVPANLAGIPAISVPCGRVDGLPVGLQLMGRQFEDDRVVDTAYAYEQEVRA; from the coding sequence GTGGCGGGAACCCTCGAATTCTCGCCGGACGACCGGTACAACGCCTTCATCACCACCTGCAGTAGAGCGCCGTTCACCGACGGGGCACTCGCCGGCACCGCCGTCGCGGTCAAGGACAATATATCCACGAAGGGCATCCAGACCACCTGCGCATCGAAGATCCTCGAAGGCTACGTCCCGCCGTATGACGCTTACGTCGTGGAACTCCTCCGGCAGGCTGGAGCCGCGATCGTCGGCAAGACCAACATGGACGAGTTCGGGATGGGCACCACCACCGAGACGAGCGCGTTCGCCCCCACTAAAAACCCAGTCGACCCGGAGCGGGTGCCCGGCGGATCGTCCGGCGGGAGCGCCGCCGCCGTCGCCGCGGGCCTCGTCCCGATGGCGCTCGGCACCGATACCGGCGGTTCGATCAGGTGCCCTGCGGCATTCTGCGGGATCGTGGGCCTCAAACCCACCTACGGCCGGGTCTCCCGCTACGGCCTCATCGCCTACGCGAACTCCCTCGAACAGATCGGGCCGATGGCACGGACGGTCGAAGACGTATCGAAGTTGATGTCGGTGATCGCGCGCTATGACCCCCGCGACTCGACGATGCTCGACCGTCCGTACGACCACCGGCCGTCGGCCGAGATCAAAGGGCTCCGGGTCGGGATACCGGAGGAGTACTTCGGCGAAGGCGTCGACCCCCGCGTTGCAAAGACCGTCCGCGACGCCATCGGGGTTCTCGAAGGGCTCGGGGCAGAGACCGTCCCGGTGAGCATCCCCGGCATGCGGCACGCGCTCGCGGCCTACTACGTCATCTGCACGAGCGAAGCCTCCTCGAACCTCGCGAGGTTCGACGGCGTCCGCTACGGCCCGGCGGTCGACACCAGGAAGTCCTGGCACGAGGCCTACCAGGACCTGCGGCAGGAGAGGTTCGGCACCGAGGTCCGGCGCCGGATCATGCTAGGAACCTTCGCCCTCTCGGCGGGCTACGCCGGCCGGTACTACGCGAAGGCGCAGGTGGCCCGCCGCAACATCAAAGAGGACTTCGAACGGGCCCTTCGGGAAGCGGACGTCATCGCCGGCCCGACGATGCCGACGACGGCCTTCCGCCTCGGCGAGAAGTCCGACCCGCTCTCGATGTACCTCTCCGACATCCTCACGGTGCCCGCGAACCTCGCCGGCATCCCGGCGATATCCGTCCCGTGCGGCAGGGTGGACGGCCTCCCCGTGGGGCTCCAGTTGATGGGAAGGCAGTTCGAGGACGACCGCGTCGTCGATACCGCTTATGCCTACGAGCAGGAGGTGAGGGCATGA
- the gatC gene encoding Asp-tRNA(Asn)/Glu-tRNA(Gln) amidotransferase subunit GatC, which produces MITESDIEHIAELADIGISKDEVPEFTTQFNAILDYFEVLDTVEGESAPDAGAVNVFRDDEPRPGLSQEEALANAGSTENGFIKAPRVM; this is translated from the coding sequence ATGATTACTGAGAGCGATATTGAACATATAGCAGAACTTGCGGATATCGGCATTTCAAAAGACGAGGTGCCGGAGTTCACCACCCAGTTCAACGCGATCCTCGACTACTTCGAGGTTCTCGACACCGTCGAGGGAGAAAGCGCCCCGGACGCCGGGGCTGTGAACGTATTCCGGGACGACGAGCCGCGGCCCGGTCTCTCGCAGGAAGAGGCACTCGCGAACGCAGGGTCGACCGAGAACGGGTTCATCAAGGCGCCGAGGGTGATGTGA